The following proteins are encoded in a genomic region of Sorangiineae bacterium MSr12523:
- a CDS encoding NAD-dependent deacylase, translating to MVVVTYDKLPPLTIGPHERVFVLTGAGISAESGIHTFRDQNGLWQRYRIEDVASPAGWHNDASMVWNFYSQRRAQAEEVAPNPAHYALAELEAKLENRLFLCTQNVDPLHERAGSRRVCHMHGELFKSRCENAKCHTPPHEDHGVYLTHETIPNCVMCGQRLRPHICWFGEMPFELDRITRELARCDWFITIGSSGAVYPAAGFVQEVRSHGRARTIYVGPERPDNAGHFDECRLGKAGEVVPVLFA from the coding sequence ATGGTCGTTGTCACGTACGACAAGCTCCCGCCCCTCACCATTGGACCGCACGAACGCGTCTTCGTGCTCACGGGCGCGGGCATCAGCGCCGAAAGCGGGATCCACACGTTCCGCGATCAGAACGGACTGTGGCAACGTTACCGCATCGAGGACGTGGCCTCCCCCGCAGGCTGGCACAACGACGCGAGCATGGTGTGGAACTTCTACTCGCAGCGCCGCGCGCAAGCCGAGGAGGTCGCGCCCAACCCCGCGCACTACGCGCTGGCCGAGCTCGAGGCCAAGCTGGAAAACCGGCTGTTCCTCTGCACGCAAAACGTCGACCCGCTCCACGAGCGCGCGGGCTCACGGCGCGTTTGCCACATGCACGGTGAGCTTTTCAAATCGCGTTGCGAGAATGCGAAGTGCCACACCCCGCCGCACGAAGACCACGGCGTCTACCTCACGCACGAAACCATCCCGAACTGCGTCATGTGCGGCCAACGCCTGCGCCCGCACATTTGCTGGTTCGGTGAAATGCCGTTCGAGCTCGATCGCATCACGCGGGAGCTCGCACGCTGCGATTGGTTCATCACCATTGGCAGCTCAGGCGCGGTTTACCCGGCTGCGGGGTTCGTGCAGGAGGTGCGCTCCCACGGTCGCGCTCGGACCATTTATGTCGGGCCCGAGCGACCCGACAATGCCGGGCATTTCGACGAATGCCGACTGGGCAAAGCCGGAGAGGTCGTTCCGGTTCTGTTTGCGTAG
- a CDS encoding MATE family efflux transporter yields MLATRRILEGPLAREVARFGVPLAVGMALQTTFNLVDAYMVGQLPREEVGPAIGALGICDQVAALGTIFSYGVSTASSAIVANRAGAQDKEGVATAAWQSILIVTALGVLFGVLGIGFAGTIVRDIIGAKGGVALFATRYLRVVVGGSITIFLLLQLASIQRALGSAKTPVSLLLAGNVLNVVLAIVLMFGPGPAPAAFAWAGPIAAFFHIPRMGMLGAAWATIIARGVVLVPNMIILARRFQIVIPPRGQRGPRRDEISRIVGVAWPSSAQMVIRITAMLMVNSLVARFFTSETDQVATTGLGLVFRVDTMALFVAMGWGSAAQTFVGQNMGAGQDARASLSGWTTAVYDGLTNIGLMALLLLHGEAILRIFDDDAGPVGVALRYLAIIAPTYIGLGVGIVLGNAMAGAGATRTSMWIDVAVILGLQAPLSIVAVAVFDASLDTLFRCVGATNVVSALVYAVVYGRGKWRHAAAARIT; encoded by the coding sequence ATGCTTGCCACCCGCCGAATTCTCGAGGGCCCCCTCGCGCGGGAGGTCGCACGCTTCGGCGTACCGCTTGCGGTGGGTATGGCCCTGCAGACCACCTTCAACCTGGTCGACGCCTACATGGTTGGGCAGCTTCCTCGCGAGGAGGTCGGCCCAGCCATCGGTGCCCTGGGCATCTGCGACCAGGTGGCAGCGCTGGGTACCATCTTCAGCTACGGCGTCTCCACCGCCTCGAGCGCCATCGTCGCCAACCGCGCGGGCGCCCAGGACAAGGAGGGCGTCGCCACCGCCGCGTGGCAATCGATCCTCATCGTCACCGCACTCGGAGTCCTCTTCGGCGTGCTCGGGATCGGCTTCGCGGGCACCATCGTGCGCGACATCATCGGCGCCAAGGGCGGCGTCGCCCTCTTCGCAACGCGTTACCTGCGCGTCGTCGTGGGCGGGAGCATCACCATCTTCCTCTTGCTGCAACTGGCCAGCATCCAGCGTGCGCTCGGCTCGGCGAAGACGCCCGTTTCGCTCTTGCTCGCGGGCAACGTGCTCAATGTGGTTCTCGCCATCGTGCTCATGTTCGGCCCCGGCCCGGCGCCGGCGGCGTTCGCGTGGGCGGGGCCCATCGCAGCCTTCTTCCACATTCCGCGCATGGGCATGCTCGGCGCGGCGTGGGCCACCATCATCGCGCGCGGCGTGGTGCTCGTGCCCAACATGATCATCCTGGCGCGGCGCTTCCAAATCGTCATCCCGCCGCGTGGCCAGCGCGGGCCGCGCCGCGACGAGATTTCGCGCATCGTCGGCGTCGCGTGGCCGTCGAGTGCCCAGATGGTCATTCGCATCACGGCGATGCTCATGGTCAATTCGCTGGTGGCCCGCTTCTTCACCAGCGAGACCGACCAGGTCGCGACCACCGGCCTCGGGCTGGTCTTTCGCGTGGACACGATGGCGCTCTTCGTCGCGATGGGCTGGGGCAGCGCGGCGCAGACCTTCGTCGGCCAGAACATGGGCGCGGGCCAGGATGCACGGGCGAGCTTGAGCGGCTGGACCACCGCCGTCTACGACGGCCTCACGAACATCGGCTTGATGGCGCTGCTATTGCTCCATGGCGAGGCCATCTTGCGCATCTTCGACGACGACGCCGGCCCCGTCGGCGTCGCCCTGCGCTACTTGGCCATCATCGCCCCGACGTACATCGGATTGGGCGTGGGCATCGTCCTCGGCAATGCCATGGCCGGGGCCGGAGCCACGCGCACCTCGATGTGGATCGATGTGGCCGTCATCCTCGGGCTGCAGGCGCCCCTGTCCATCGTTGCAGTGGCCGTGTTCGACGCATCGCTCGACACATTGTTCCGCTGCGTCGGCGCCACCAACGTCGTCAGCGCCCTGGTGTATGCGGTCGTCTATGGCCGTGGGAAATGGCGCCATGCGGCGGCCGCGCGCATCACGTAG
- a CDS encoding DUF362 domain-containing protein yields the protein MKSKPEVKSEPTLVRPSRRELLVRGGAALGVLAGSAALGRAVWDKGGFGVGSAEGARQVRDFRVASARKETQFAELAIARSPLAKTAGEPPLAPMQLVRNALEALGGMGRFVSRGDIVVVKPNIGWDRMPVHAANTNPDVVAAVVQIAYEAGAKRVVVADGSCNDPNRCFQRSGIWRKAYAVGGEIVLPAEHRFRTMRLKGDVLDEWPIFTTLVDADKVINVPVAKHHNLAKFTAAMKNWYGVLGGRRNRLHQNIDTSIADLATFMRPSLTVVDAIRVLVRNGPQGGNIDDTREMHTIVASVDQVAADAFACTLIGQHRDNLPYLKMGHERGIGTMYWENLRVKEV from the coding sequence GTGAAGTCGAAGCCGGAAGTCAAGTCCGAGCCTACGCTGGTCAGGCCGTCCCGCCGCGAATTGCTGGTGCGGGGCGGGGCTGCGCTCGGCGTGCTCGCAGGATCGGCGGCCCTCGGCCGTGCGGTCTGGGACAAGGGGGGCTTCGGTGTTGGTTCGGCGGAGGGGGCGCGTCAGGTGCGCGACTTCCGCGTGGCATCCGCGCGCAAGGAGACGCAGTTCGCGGAGCTGGCCATCGCGCGCTCACCGCTGGCGAAAACGGCGGGGGAGCCACCGCTGGCGCCGATGCAGCTCGTGCGAAACGCCCTCGAGGCGCTGGGCGGGATGGGACGCTTCGTGAGCCGTGGCGACATCGTCGTGGTCAAGCCGAACATCGGTTGGGATCGGATGCCGGTGCACGCCGCCAACACGAACCCCGACGTGGTCGCCGCCGTCGTTCAAATCGCGTACGAGGCTGGTGCCAAGCGCGTGGTGGTGGCCGACGGCTCGTGCAACGACCCGAATCGGTGCTTTCAGCGCTCGGGCATCTGGCGCAAGGCGTATGCGGTGGGCGGAGAGATCGTGCTTCCCGCCGAGCACCGCTTCCGCACGATGCGCCTCAAGGGCGACGTGCTCGACGAATGGCCCATCTTTACGACCTTGGTCGACGCGGACAAAGTCATCAACGTGCCAGTGGCCAAGCACCACAACCTGGCCAAATTCACCGCCGCGATGAAGAACTGGTACGGCGTGCTCGGAGGCCGCCGCAACCGGCTCCACCAGAACATCGACACCTCGATCGCCGACTTGGCGACGTTCATGCGGCCGTCGCTCACGGTGGTCGACGCGATCCGCGTGCTCGTGCGCAATGGCCCGCAGGGCGGCAACATCGACGACACGCGCGAGATGCACACCATCGTCGCTTCCGTCGATCAGGTGGCCGCCGATGCCTTCGCGTGCACCCTCATCGGGCAGCACCGCGACAACTTGCCCTACTTGAAAATGGGCCACGAGCGCGGCATCGGCACGATGTACTGGGAAAACCTCCGCGTAAAGGAGGTGTGA
- a CDS encoding 4Fe-4S binding protein — protein sequence MAGPMEHVGTAPKAGPRDGVSLDVAAASATKLAHVHHDMHDFPEPIPWKTGQAGTVAPLDRDTSWIVSAPKKASAPVASAAAVATPTITAPAKPKPKKKKLPGSGIPARLSIRSLVWVRRASQVFFFALFMYFLFQTAFRGTFAAQADTPVRLPLPVEGFLLADPFVTAMTVLSTHTVYRGLLWSIGLLALTLVFGRVFCGWICPFGTLHHFFGWLLPSRRGRGAVRVEANKTHTYQRAKYYLLYAFLVAGLFGSAIGGLFDPICIAVRSIGLGVIPAAQYIGGRALGGASMVPSRGVQGVADHTQDFLASAVWQSHQFYFHQTWLIVFLLIAVLFANRFIPRFWCRVLCPLGAFLGVFARFALFGMEKDHAKCTDCNLCLVNCQGADSPQGGVKWRQDECHMCLNCETACPEDVIKFRFLPNRKGTVTKPDTERRTALAAAGAGALFLPASRIADALDVNYHSKVIRPPGAVEERGFLERCIRCAECMKVCPNNALHPAFLESGLEGVWTPILIARIGYCEHSCVLCGQVCPTGAIQKITEKEKLGIGVPPVKIGTAFYDHGRCLPWSMQTPCIVCEEFCPTSPKAIWVEEVEAPVRDSKPGPNGEQPAMKTVKLQRPHVDPALCIGCGACEKVCPVQDQPAVYITSVGESRSKTNVILLENTNYNQKS from the coding sequence ATGGCAGGCCCCATGGAGCATGTAGGAACGGCCCCCAAAGCGGGGCCTAGGGACGGCGTCTCCCTCGACGTTGCGGCAGCATCGGCCACGAAGCTCGCGCACGTGCATCACGATATGCACGACTTCCCCGAGCCCATCCCCTGGAAGACCGGTCAAGCCGGCACCGTCGCCCCCTTGGATCGCGACACCTCGTGGATCGTATCGGCGCCCAAGAAGGCGAGCGCACCGGTCGCCTCCGCCGCCGCCGTTGCAACACCGACCATCACCGCCCCGGCCAAGCCGAAGCCCAAGAAAAAGAAGCTCCCCGGCTCGGGTATCCCGGCCCGTCTGAGCATCCGCTCCCTCGTTTGGGTGCGCCGCGCGTCGCAAGTCTTCTTCTTCGCGCTGTTCATGTATTTCCTCTTCCAGACGGCCTTCCGCGGCACCTTCGCCGCCCAGGCGGACACCCCCGTTCGTCTTCCGCTCCCCGTCGAAGGCTTCCTCCTCGCCGATCCCTTCGTGACGGCGATGACCGTCCTCTCCACGCACACCGTCTACCGCGGCTTGCTCTGGAGCATCGGCCTCCTCGCGCTCACCCTCGTCTTCGGACGCGTGTTCTGCGGATGGATCTGCCCCTTCGGCACGCTCCATCATTTCTTCGGCTGGCTGCTGCCATCGCGTCGCGGGCGCGGTGCCGTGCGCGTCGAAGCCAACAAGACGCACACCTACCAGCGCGCCAAATACTACCTGCTCTACGCGTTTCTCGTGGCGGGCCTGTTTGGCAGCGCCATCGGCGGCTTGTTCGATCCCATTTGCATCGCGGTTCGCTCGATCGGGCTCGGCGTCATTCCCGCCGCGCAATACATCGGCGGTCGCGCATTGGGCGGGGCCTCCATGGTGCCCTCGCGAGGGGTGCAGGGCGTCGCGGACCACACGCAGGACTTCCTCGCGAGCGCCGTCTGGCAGTCGCACCAGTTTTACTTCCACCAGACGTGGCTCATCGTCTTCCTCCTCATCGCGGTCCTCTTTGCCAATCGCTTCATCCCGCGATTCTGGTGCCGCGTTCTCTGCCCGCTCGGCGCCTTCCTCGGCGTGTTCGCCCGGTTCGCGCTCTTCGGCATGGAGAAAGACCATGCAAAATGCACGGATTGCAATCTCTGCTTGGTGAACTGCCAGGGGGCCGATAGCCCCCAGGGCGGCGTGAAGTGGCGCCAAGACGAGTGCCACATGTGCCTCAATTGCGAAACGGCGTGCCCGGAAGACGTCATCAAGTTCCGCTTCCTGCCGAACCGCAAAGGCACCGTCACCAAGCCCGACACCGAGCGCCGCACCGCACTCGCCGCCGCGGGCGCCGGGGCTCTCTTTTTGCCGGCCTCGCGCATCGCCGATGCCCTTGACGTGAACTACCACTCCAAGGTGATCCGCCCGCCGGGCGCCGTCGAAGAGCGCGGCTTCCTCGAGCGCTGCATCCGCTGCGCCGAGTGCATGAAGGTGTGCCCCAACAACGCGCTGCACCCGGCCTTCCTCGAGTCGGGGCTCGAGGGCGTGTGGACGCCCATCCTCATCGCGCGCATCGGCTACTGCGAGCACTCGTGCGTGCTCTGCGGCCAAGTGTGCCCCACGGGCGCCATCCAGAAGATCACCGAGAAAGAGAAGCTCGGCATCGGCGTTCCGCCGGTGAAGATCGGCACCGCGTTCTACGATCATGGACGCTGCCTGCCCTGGAGCATGCAGACCCCGTGCATCGTGTGCGAAGAGTTCTGCCCCACCTCGCCCAAGGCCATCTGGGTCGAGGAGGTGGAAGCCCCCGTCCGCGACTCCAAGCCGGGCCCCAACGGCGAGCAGCCGGCAATGAAGACCGTGAAGCTTCAGCGCCCCCACGTCGACCCCGCACTCTGCATCGGATGCGGCGCCTGCGAAAAGGTCTGCCCCGTCCAGGATCAACCCGCGGTCTACATCACCAGCGTCGGCGAATCGCGCAGCAAGACCAACGTGATTCTCCTCGAGAACACCAACTACAATCAGAAAAGTTGA
- the hemE gene encoding uroporphyrinogen decarboxylase, with product MKNDRFLRACRGEPTDVTPVWFMRQAGRYMPEYRALRAKHTLLELCKNAELACEVTLQPLRLGVDAAILFADILLPLEPMGAPFEFAKGEGPVIHEPIARVEQIEQLRIIDPQEGLGYVLESIRTIQRELAGRVPLIGFAGAPFTLASYLVEGGGTKSYAKTKKMMYEAPDAWNLLMHKLAEVVRRYLRAQVEAGANAVQLFDSWVGQLSPDDYREYVQPHVRHILQDAMTLGVPVIHFGTGTHTLLESMRDAGGHVIGLDWRTPLAEGWRKVGHDRAVQGNLDPTVLFAPRAVAEMHAARVLKEAAGRPGHIFNLGHGILPETPVETVQAVIEFVHEQSPRFRTGSTGTAGT from the coding sequence GTGAAAAACGACCGATTCCTGCGCGCGTGCCGAGGCGAGCCCACCGATGTGACCCCTGTCTGGTTCATGCGCCAAGCCGGCCGCTACATGCCGGAATACCGGGCGCTACGGGCCAAGCACACCCTGCTGGAGCTCTGCAAGAACGCGGAGCTTGCTTGCGAAGTCACCCTGCAGCCCCTGCGGCTCGGCGTCGATGCGGCGATCCTCTTCGCGGACATCCTCTTGCCGCTGGAGCCGATGGGCGCGCCGTTCGAGTTCGCCAAGGGTGAGGGGCCGGTCATCCACGAGCCTATCGCGCGCGTCGAGCAGATCGAGCAGCTGCGCATCATCGATCCGCAGGAGGGGCTCGGGTACGTGCTCGAATCGATTCGTACGATCCAGCGTGAGCTTGCCGGGCGCGTGCCGCTCATCGGCTTCGCGGGGGCGCCGTTCACGCTGGCGAGCTACCTCGTCGAGGGCGGTGGCACCAAGTCGTACGCCAAGACGAAGAAGATGATGTACGAGGCGCCCGACGCGTGGAACCTGCTGATGCACAAGCTGGCGGAGGTGGTGCGCCGCTACCTGCGTGCGCAGGTCGAGGCGGGCGCCAATGCGGTGCAACTCTTCGATTCGTGGGTTGGACAGCTATCGCCGGACGACTACCGCGAGTACGTGCAGCCGCACGTGCGCCACATTCTCCAAGACGCGATGACCCTCGGTGTGCCGGTCATCCACTTCGGAACGGGCACGCACACGTTGCTCGAATCGATGCGCGATGCGGGGGGCCACGTCATCGGTCTCGACTGGCGCACCCCACTCGCGGAAGGCTGGCGCAAGGTCGGTCACGATCGCGCCGTGCAGGGCAACCTGGATCCCACGGTGCTTTTCGCGCCGCGCGCGGTCGCCGAGATGCACGCTGCGCGCGTGCTCAAGGAGGCAGCGGGGCGGCCGGGGCACATCTTCAACTTGGGCCACGGCATTCTGCCGGAGACGCCCGTTGAAACCGTGCAGGCGGTGATCGAATTCGTGCACGAGCAGAGCCCGCGCTTCCGCACGGGTTCCACGGGAACGGCTGGCACGTGA
- the hemH gene encoding ferrochelatase has protein sequence MSAPAKTAVVLFSHGTVENLDDLHGFVTNIRRGRPPPKEVVDELRHRYQAIGGRSPLGDITRELARLVEARLGLPTRMAMRMWHPYPEEVLAQLAGEGIERVIVVPLAQHSTPAYAEAMDRAAAKVGKPLEVRCAKNWGASPDLTAAFAESIGEAWNALAEDVRAKATVVMTAHSVPMSVIQSGDPYEREVRKSAEAIGRALGVPYEVAFQSQGMGGGEWLGPDLPSTLDALASRGQKHALFAAIGFLSDHVEVLYDLDIEAAALGRARGLTTSRAASLNVAPRFVDAIVGVAKELLP, from the coding sequence GTGAGCGCTCCGGCGAAAACCGCCGTCGTCCTCTTTTCTCACGGCACAGTGGAAAATTTGGATGATCTGCATGGCTTCGTGACGAACATCCGCCGCGGGCGGCCGCCGCCGAAAGAGGTGGTGGACGAGTTGCGGCATCGTTACCAGGCCATCGGCGGTCGCTCGCCGCTGGGCGACATCACGCGTGAGCTCGCACGGCTCGTCGAAGCGCGCCTCGGCCTTCCCACGCGCATGGCCATGCGCATGTGGCATCCGTACCCGGAGGAGGTGCTCGCGCAGCTCGCCGGCGAAGGCATCGAGCGGGTCATCGTCGTGCCGCTGGCGCAGCATTCGACGCCCGCGTACGCGGAGGCCATGGACCGCGCCGCCGCCAAAGTGGGCAAGCCCCTCGAGGTGCGCTGCGCGAAGAATTGGGGCGCATCGCCCGATCTCACCGCGGCCTTTGCCGAGTCGATCGGGGAGGCTTGGAACGCGCTCGCCGAAGACGTCCGCGCGAAGGCGACCGTGGTGATGACCGCCCACAGCGTTCCCATGTCGGTCATCCAGTCCGGTGATCCGTATGAACGCGAAGTGCGCAAGAGCGCCGAGGCCATCGGTCGCGCGCTGGGTGTGCCCTACGAGGTCGCCTTCCAGAGCCAGGGCATGGGGGGAGGGGAGTGGCTCGGCCCCGATCTGCCGTCGACGTTGGACGCCCTCGCGTCGCGCGGGCAGAAGCACGCGCTCTTCGCGGCCATTGGCTTTTTGAGCGACCACGTCGAGGTTCTCTACGACTTGGACATCGAGGCCGCGGCCCTCGGGCGTGCCCGCGGTCTCACCACGAGCCGCGCGGCCTCTCTGAACGTGGCCCCGCGGTTCGTCGATGCCATCGTCGGCGTGGCGAAGGAGCTTCTCCCATGA
- the hemG gene encoding protoporphyrinogen oxidase, translating into MTMRHVLVVGAGVTGLACARALLGLAKERGGIRVTICEASSNVGGNIVTENRSGFILDGGPDSWLSTKPDAERLVRALKLGPELISTVETHRGAYVAWGKELHRIPEGLVLGVPTAVGPMVTTGLFDWDAKLRMALEPLVPRRIYHGDEDESVASFMSRRLGDDLADRLAGPLLGGIFAGDAGAISVRAAFPQFVAAEREHGSLILAMRAQRRARMESSENGEAEKPKPGFLSLRGGLGSMIAALQDELHDADLRTSCPVLGISELEDDPRGRYAVETARGVEFADDVVLASRAHASANIVRGLDASLAEAFDRVLDYASTATVFLAFKRAQIAHELDATGFIVPRSLGRKILAATWVSSKWDHRAPAGHVLMRAFVGGAGHEELLASDDGELADLALRELRIFTPIEGRPLFTRVFRFHRASPQPYLGHLPRIRALTEKLSRHPGLYAAGSGLDGVGIPDCIRQAETVARQILG; encoded by the coding sequence ATGACGATGCGGCACGTCCTCGTCGTCGGCGCCGGCGTCACGGGTCTCGCCTGCGCGCGTGCGCTCCTGGGCCTGGCCAAGGAGCGCGGCGGCATCCGCGTGACCATCTGCGAGGCCTCGAGCAACGTCGGCGGCAACATCGTCACCGAGAACCGCAGTGGCTTCATCCTCGACGGCGGCCCCGATTCGTGGCTCTCGACGAAGCCCGATGCCGAGCGCCTCGTGCGCGCACTCAAGCTCGGCCCCGAGCTCATCTCCACCGTGGAAACGCACCGCGGCGCCTACGTGGCATGGGGAAAAGAGCTGCACCGCATCCCCGAGGGCCTCGTGCTCGGTGTCCCCACCGCCGTGGGACCGATGGTCACCACGGGCCTCTTCGACTGGGACGCCAAGCTGCGCATGGCCCTCGAGCCTCTCGTCCCGCGGCGCATCTACCACGGCGACGAGGATGAATCGGTCGCCTCCTTCATGTCGCGCCGCCTCGGTGACGATCTCGCCGATCGCCTCGCAGGGCCGCTGCTCGGTGGCATCTTCGCCGGTGACGCCGGGGCCATCTCGGTGCGCGCTGCGTTCCCGCAGTTCGTCGCCGCGGAGCGCGAGCACGGTTCTCTCATCTTGGCGATGCGCGCGCAGCGCCGCGCCCGAATGGAAAGCTCCGAAAACGGCGAGGCCGAAAAGCCGAAGCCCGGCTTCCTCTCGCTGCGCGGGGGGCTGGGCTCGATGATCGCGGCCCTGCAGGACGAGCTTCACGATGCCGACCTTCGCACGAGCTGCCCCGTGCTCGGCATCTCCGAGCTCGAGGACGATCCGCGCGGTCGTTACGCCGTGGAGACCGCACGCGGCGTCGAATTCGCCGATGACGTGGTCCTCGCGAGCCGCGCCCACGCCAGCGCGAACATCGTGCGCGGCCTCGATGCATCGCTGGCGGAGGCCTTCGATCGCGTGCTCGACTACGCCTCCACGGCGACCGTCTTTCTCGCCTTCAAGCGCGCCCAGATCGCCCACGAGCTCGATGCGACGGGCTTCATCGTCCCGCGCTCACTCGGCCGGAAAATCCTCGCCGCCACCTGGGTTTCCAGCAAATGGGACCACCGCGCGCCCGCCGGTCATGTGCTCATGCGCGCGTTCGTCGGCGGCGCCGGTCACGAAGAGCTGCTCGCCAGCGACGACGGCGAACTCGCCGATCTCGCCCTGCGCGAGCTCCGCATCTTCACCCCCATCGAAGGCCGCCCCCTCTTCACGCGCGTCTTCCGCTTCCACCGCGCGAGCCCGCAGCCCTACCTGGGCCACCTCCCGCGCATCCGCGCCCTGACGGAAAAGCTTTCCCGTCACCCCGGCCTCTACGCCGCCGGCAGCGGCCTCGATGGTGTGGGCATCCCCGACTGCATCCGCCAAGCCGAAACGGTCGCGCGGCAGATCCTCGGCTAG
- a CDS encoding Uma2 family endonuclease: MSQRLRYQVDPADPRAPSMEIWEQLTPAERTRVVAELPAEVPWELMPPEGDAHRKAKERSVDALDGFFRKVGRRVYVSAELAVFYPNEPRFSPDLLAVLDVEHHDRSKWVVAAEGKGLDLVIEVVWEGSEKKDYEFNVSRYARLGTAEYFIYDRKRGRLVGYRLPSSDAKTYQPIVPQGGRWSSQVLGLDLALEAERVRFYYGNAPLPESAELAARTENLLNEAILRKEESDQRAEEEAQRADQEAARARRAEEELASVRAELERLKRERL; this comes from the coding sequence ATGAGCCAGCGGCTTCGTTATCAGGTCGATCCCGCGGATCCGCGTGCTCCGTCGATGGAAATCTGGGAGCAGCTGACGCCCGCGGAACGGACGAGGGTCGTCGCGGAGCTTCCAGCGGAGGTGCCCTGGGAGCTCATGCCGCCCGAAGGAGACGCCCACCGCAAGGCGAAGGAGCGCTCGGTGGATGCGCTCGATGGGTTCTTTCGCAAGGTGGGGCGGCGCGTTTACGTCTCCGCGGAGCTTGCGGTTTTCTATCCCAATGAGCCTCGATTCTCGCCCGACTTGCTCGCGGTGCTGGATGTCGAGCACCACGACCGATCGAAGTGGGTCGTGGCGGCGGAAGGCAAAGGGCTCGATCTCGTCATCGAGGTCGTTTGGGAAGGCAGCGAGAAGAAGGATTACGAGTTCAACGTGTCGCGGTATGCGCGACTGGGGACCGCGGAGTACTTCATCTACGATCGGAAACGGGGGCGGCTCGTTGGATATCGGCTTCCGTCGTCGGATGCGAAGACGTACCAGCCCATCGTGCCGCAAGGCGGGCGTTGGAGCTCCCAGGTGCTCGGGCTGGATCTCGCGCTCGAAGCCGAGCGAGTACGATTCTATTACGGAAACGCGCCGCTTCCCGAGTCGGCCGAACTGGCGGCGCGCACGGAGAACCTGCTCAATGAGGCGATCCTGAGGAAGGAAGAATCCGACCAACGCGCCGAAGAGGAAGCGCAGCGCGCCGACCAAGAAGCCGCGCGCGCGCGGCGGGCGGAGGAGGAGCTCGCGTCGGTGCGGGCGGAGCTCGAGAGGTTGAAACGGGAACGGCTCTAG
- a CDS encoding DedA family protein → MVKAIFLVLGGFCVYVMGTLGYFGIALLMGIESACIPLPSELIMPYAGAMTEPSVNAELARQFNIALPEFNLFAAAVAGALGCNLGSELAYRIGATGGRRAIEKFGKYVLLSKHELAIADRWFDKRGDIIVFVARLLPVVRTFIAFPAGVARMNWTKFHIYTFIGSLPWCYALGYVGQRLGLSLLDESSPLKHFMHKFDAVIAAVIVVAAVWFVRSRLKALRGYREEAAASAEKAP, encoded by the coding sequence ATGGTCAAAGCCATCTTTCTCGTTCTTGGCGGCTTCTGCGTCTACGTCATGGGGACGCTCGGCTACTTTGGTATTGCGCTGTTGATGGGCATCGAGAGCGCGTGCATTCCGCTCCCCAGCGAGCTCATCATGCCGTACGCGGGCGCGATGACGGAGCCCTCGGTCAATGCGGAGTTGGCGCGGCAGTTCAACATTGCGCTGCCCGAGTTCAATCTGTTCGCGGCGGCGGTGGCGGGCGCGCTGGGGTGCAACCTCGGTAGCGAGCTCGCATACCGCATCGGCGCTACGGGCGGCCGCCGCGCCATCGAGAAGTTCGGCAAGTACGTTCTTCTGAGCAAACACGAGCTGGCCATTGCGGATCGCTGGTTCGACAAGCGCGGTGACATCATCGTGTTCGTCGCGCGTCTGCTCCCGGTGGTGCGCACCTTCATCGCGTTCCCCGCGGGCGTGGCGCGGATGAATTGGACGAAGTTCCACATCTACACCTTCATCGGCTCGCTCCCCTGGTGCTACGCCCTCGGCTACGTGGGCCAGCGTCTCGGGCTGTCGCTGCTCGACGAGAGCTCGCCGCTGAAGCACTTCATGCACAAGTTCGACGCGGTCATCGCCGCCGTCATCGTCGTCGCCGCCGTGTGGTTCGTTCGCTCGCGCCTCAAGGCCCTCCGCGGCTACCGCGAAGAAGCGGCAGCCTCCGCCGAAAAAGCGCCGTAA